In one window of Nocardioides panacisoli DNA:
- a CDS encoding CbiQ family ECF transporter T component — protein MAVNLLGAYQPGTTLLHRMPAGWKLVALAVLSLLTVVLRSAATSGAVLALAVLLLVVARARPATVFGNVRGLLIVLALLAAYQSWQRGPEHAFTVVGALAALVLLATVLTITTSVDELLDTITAALQPFRRIGVDPERVALAFALMIRGVPTTLEIASETRQAALGRGLDRNPRAYLTPMVIRVVAHARATGEALHARGISDDRSDPTD, from the coding sequence GTGGCGGTGAACCTCCTGGGTGCCTACCAGCCCGGCACCACGCTCCTGCACCGGATGCCGGCCGGGTGGAAGCTGGTCGCCCTCGCCGTGCTCAGCCTGCTCACCGTCGTGCTCCGGTCCGCTGCGACCTCCGGGGCGGTGCTGGCCCTGGCCGTGCTCCTGCTCGTGGTCGCCCGGGCCCGCCCGGCCACCGTGTTCGGCAACGTGCGCGGGCTGCTGATCGTGCTCGCACTACTGGCGGCGTACCAGTCGTGGCAACGCGGCCCCGAGCACGCCTTCACCGTGGTCGGCGCGCTCGCCGCACTGGTGCTGTTGGCGACGGTGCTGACGATCACCACCTCGGTGGACGAGCTGCTCGACACCATCACCGCAGCCCTGCAGCCGTTCCGCCGCATCGGCGTGGACCCCGAGCGGGTGGCACTCGCGTTCGCGCTGATGATCCGTGGCGTCCCGACGACACTGGAGATCGCCTCCGAGACCCGGCAGGCGGCGCTGGGTCGTGGCCTGGACCGGAACCCGCGGGCCTACCTGACGCCGATGGTGATCCGGGTCGTGGCCCACGCTCGCGCCACCGGCGAGGCACTGCACGCGCGCGGGATCAGCGACGACCGCAGCGATCCCACCGACTGA
- a CDS encoding 8-amino-7-oxononanoate synthase produces the protein MTWQAWLAERAAERDRSGLTRRLVVRDGSAGLLDLAGNDYLGLAQDSEVRRAAAEAALAWGAGAGASRLVTGTLPVHDELERSLADYTGQESGLVLSSGYAANLAAVTALADRSTHVISDAHVHASLIDAVRLSRAEVSIVEHNDVTAVTEALGRDAERTLVVVESVYSVLGDAAPLVDLAEACRARGALLLVDEAHGLGVRGPGLVAELGLAGLPHVLVTATLSKALGSQGGIVLGTRAVREHLVNTARPFIFDTALSPAATAAAHAALDIARERPHLARRVAGRVRDLAGRLGVTAPDGAVLSVPMPSPERAVAARDAAAAAGLRVGCFRPPSVPDGISRLRVTVNAGIDAGDWERAADVLQSVVKEFG, from the coding sequence ATGACGTGGCAGGCCTGGCTGGCCGAGCGGGCCGCCGAACGTGACCGGTCCGGCCTCACCCGGCGCCTCGTGGTCCGTGACGGCTCCGCGGGGCTCCTCGACCTCGCCGGCAACGACTACCTCGGACTCGCGCAGGACTCCGAGGTACGCCGTGCAGCCGCCGAGGCGGCCCTGGCGTGGGGTGCCGGCGCCGGGGCCTCCCGCCTCGTGACCGGCACGCTGCCGGTGCACGACGAGCTCGAGCGCTCCCTCGCCGACTACACCGGCCAGGAGTCGGGCCTCGTCCTGTCCAGCGGGTACGCCGCCAACCTGGCCGCGGTGACGGCACTGGCGGACCGCTCGACCCATGTGATCTCCGACGCCCACGTCCACGCCTCCCTCATCGACGCGGTCCGTCTCTCGCGGGCGGAGGTGAGCATCGTGGAGCACAACGACGTCACAGCAGTCACCGAGGCACTGGGGCGTGACGCGGAGCGCACGCTCGTGGTCGTGGAGTCGGTCTACTCCGTGCTCGGCGACGCCGCGCCACTGGTCGACCTCGCCGAGGCGTGCCGGGCCCGAGGCGCCCTGCTGCTGGTCGACGAGGCGCACGGCCTCGGGGTCCGGGGGCCCGGGCTGGTCGCGGAGCTGGGGCTGGCGGGCCTCCCGCACGTCCTGGTGACGGCCACACTCTCCAAGGCCCTGGGCAGCCAGGGCGGGATCGTGCTCGGCACGCGGGCGGTCCGGGAGCACCTGGTCAACACCGCGCGGCCCTTCATCTTCGACACCGCGCTGTCCCCTGCTGCCACCGCGGCGGCGCACGCGGCGCTGGACATCGCACGGGAACGCCCCCACCTGGCGAGGCGGGTCGCGGGGCGGGTGCGCGACCTCGCCGGGAGGCTCGGCGTGACCGCCCCGGACGGAGCGGTGCTGTCGGTGCCGATGCCCTCTCCCGAACGGGCCGTCGCGGCACGTGACGCGGCTGCTGCGGCGGGCCTGCGGGTCGGCTGCTTCCGGCCACCCTCAGTGCCCGACGGGATCTCCCGCCTGCGGGTGACCGTCAACGCCGGCATCGACGCCGGGGACTGGGAACGTGCGGCCGACGTACTGCAGTCGGTCGTCAAGGAGTTCGGATGA
- a CDS encoding M14 family zinc carboxypeptidase: MKKRVLAAAAAVAIAGPLLLAGSSQADPTTTPNGPWPPNDKENLSSIHSYEQLWGTLESIEKRAKGTFSVEPAPLQSNTGRDIPVVTVGDGPTSVMFIANQHGNEYVVSTGMVEVVRALAGNSASAREIRENLTVTIVPRVNVDGFDADVVDLAGNTTPWRQNFDTDCPAFCGFYADGRGYDINRYHSYTESAYDHPYEPGPDTNNPVPEAIAMRLLWDERQPEFSVDFHHQGTYVDDDGRMITGSVMWPNAEEEAENLGISEEFAETVTLSKRVVSEMLVNLNDLGHANITRYPGTTTPGIARNAYGLLGSGSVLYEARGGIGQKSRGYLAKQAYIAGMSVLSAAADGSLFTRSTEPADTIRERGDSVPNPHE; the protein is encoded by the coding sequence GTGAAGAAGCGCGTCCTCGCCGCGGCGGCCGCAGTCGCCATCGCCGGCCCCCTGCTGCTCGCCGGTTCGTCCCAGGCGGATCCGACCACGACCCCCAACGGGCCGTGGCCGCCCAACGACAAGGAGAACCTCAGCTCGATCCACAGCTACGAGCAGCTGTGGGGCACCCTGGAGTCGATCGAGAAGCGCGCCAAGGGCACCTTCAGCGTCGAGCCGGCACCGCTGCAGTCCAACACCGGCCGCGACATCCCCGTGGTGACCGTCGGTGACGGACCGACCTCGGTGATGTTCATCGCCAACCAGCACGGCAACGAGTACGTCGTCAGCACCGGCATGGTCGAGGTCGTGCGCGCCCTCGCCGGCAACTCGGCCTCCGCGCGGGAGATCCGCGAGAACCTGACGGTGACGATCGTGCCGCGGGTCAACGTCGATGGCTTCGACGCCGACGTGGTGGACCTCGCCGGCAACACCACGCCGTGGCGGCAGAACTTCGACACCGACTGCCCCGCCTTCTGCGGCTTCTACGCCGACGGACGCGGCTACGACATCAACCGCTACCACTCCTACACCGAGAGCGCCTACGACCACCCCTACGAGCCCGGGCCGGACACCAACAACCCGGTGCCGGAGGCGATCGCGATGCGGTTGCTCTGGGACGAGCGCCAGCCGGAGTTCTCGGTGGACTTCCACCACCAGGGCACCTACGTCGACGACGACGGCCGGATGATCACCGGGTCGGTGATGTGGCCCAACGCCGAGGAGGAGGCGGAGAACCTCGGGATCTCCGAGGAGTTCGCGGAGACGGTCACGCTGTCCAAGCGCGTGGTCTCGGAGATGCTGGTGAACCTCAATGACCTCGGCCACGCCAACATCACTCGCTACCCCGGGACGACGACACCGGGCATCGCGCGCAACGCCTACGGCCTGCTCGGTTCGGGGTCGGTCCTCTACGAGGCCCGTGGTGGCATCGGCCAGAAGTCGCGCGGCTACCTGGCCAAGCAGGCCTACATCGCCGGCATGAGCGTGCTCTCGGCGGCTGCCGACGGGTCGCTGTTCACGCGCAGCACCGAGCCCGCCGACACGATCCGGGAGCGCGGCGACTCGGTGCCCAACCCGCACGAGTGA
- the bioD gene encoding dethiobiotin synthase: MTRVVVVTGTDTDVGKTIVTAALAAVSPPDTLVVKPVQTGMIDPAEPGDATTVERLTGRGAQTFVVLDDPLAPDTAARRQGVSLPAVAAHAQRVRELAASHDRVVVEGAGGLLVRLDAEGGTLLDLVCELTDHGVAVEVVVVCRADLGTLNHTALTVSALRGRGIEPHGLVIGSWPAAPGLAETTNRADLSRTSGVPLLGVVPAGAGTLPREEFLDSAPTWWAGG, from the coding sequence ATGACGCGCGTGGTCGTCGTCACCGGGACCGACACCGACGTGGGCAAGACGATCGTGACCGCAGCGCTGGCCGCGGTCTCGCCGCCCGACACCCTCGTGGTCAAGCCCGTCCAGACCGGGATGATCGATCCCGCCGAGCCGGGTGACGCGACCACGGTCGAACGGCTCACCGGACGGGGAGCGCAGACCTTCGTGGTGCTCGACGACCCGCTGGCGCCGGACACCGCGGCCCGCCGACAGGGGGTCTCCCTGCCCGCCGTGGCCGCGCACGCGCAACGGGTCCGGGAGCTCGCCGCCTCCCACGACCGCGTGGTCGTCGAGGGCGCCGGCGGCCTCCTCGTCAGGCTCGATGCCGAGGGCGGCACGCTGCTCGACCTGGTCTGCGAGCTCACCGACCACGGGGTCGCGGTCGAGGTCGTCGTGGTCTGTCGCGCCGACCTCGGAACCCTGAACCACACCGCGCTCACCGTCAGTGCGCTGCGCGGCCGGGGCATCGAGCCCCACGGCCTGGTGATCGGCTCCTGGCCGGCTGCCCCCGGCCTGGCGGAGACGACCAATCGCGCGGACCTGTCGCGGACCAGTGGGGTCCCCCTCCTCGGCGTGGTCCCCGCCGGTGCCGGGACGCTGCCGCGGGAGGAGTTCCTCGACAGCGCCCCGACCTGGTGGGCAGGGGGCTGA
- the bioB gene encoding biotin synthase BioB — protein sequence MTTQFDRIADRILDGDAATPADALAALRADDAELMALVAAAGRLRRKHFANTVKVNYLVNLKSGLCPENCNYCSQALGSDAQILKYSWLDTDETLRQAGAGLRGGASRVCLVASGRGPSERDIDRVTEMTRALKDEHADVEVCACLGLLKEGQAERLKDAGVDAYNHNINTAESNHDNVVTTHTYGDRVDTIDKAKHAGLSPCSGLIAGLGESDEQLVEALFALKELDSDSIPVNFLMPFDGTPHHNTWELAPTRCVKILAMARFVCPEAEIRIAAGREMHLRSLQAVALQVANSIFLGDYLTSEGQDAKADIAMLKDSGFVILGAEDALDEDREGRDPAIRHRGAGTQAPANA from the coding sequence ATGACCACACAGTTCGACCGGATCGCCGACCGCATCCTCGACGGCGACGCCGCGACGCCGGCCGACGCGCTCGCGGCACTGCGCGCCGACGACGCCGAGTTGATGGCCCTCGTCGCGGCCGCCGGCCGGTTGCGCCGCAAGCACTTCGCCAACACCGTCAAGGTCAACTACCTGGTGAACCTCAAGTCCGGGCTCTGTCCGGAGAACTGCAACTACTGCTCCCAGGCGCTCGGTTCGGACGCCCAGATCCTCAAGTACTCCTGGCTCGACACCGACGAGACGCTGCGACAGGCCGGAGCCGGACTGCGGGGCGGCGCATCCCGCGTGTGCCTGGTCGCCTCGGGGCGGGGACCGAGCGAGCGCGACATCGACCGGGTCACCGAGATGACCAGGGCGCTGAAGGACGAGCACGCCGACGTCGAGGTGTGCGCGTGCCTGGGCCTGCTCAAGGAGGGCCAGGCGGAGCGACTGAAGGACGCCGGCGTCGATGCCTACAACCACAACATCAACACCGCCGAGTCCAACCACGACAACGTCGTCACCACCCACACCTACGGCGACCGCGTCGACACCATCGACAAGGCCAAGCACGCCGGCCTCTCCCCCTGCTCGGGACTCATCGCCGGTCTCGGGGAGAGCGACGAGCAACTGGTCGAGGCGCTCTTCGCGCTCAAGGAGCTCGACTCCGACTCGATCCCGGTGAATTTCCTGATGCCCTTCGACGGGACGCCCCACCACAACACCTGGGAGCTCGCACCCACCCGCTGCGTCAAGATCCTCGCCATGGCGCGGTTCGTCTGCCCCGAGGCCGAGATCCGGATCGCCGCCGGCCGGGAGATGCACCTGCGCTCGCTGCAGGCCGTGGCGCTCCAGGTCGCGAACTCGATCTTCCTCGGCGACTACCTCACCTCCGAGGGGCAGGACGCGAAGGCCGACATCGCGATGCTCAAGGACAGCGGGTTCGTCATCCTCGGCGCCGAGGACGCCCTCGACGAGGACCGCGAGGGTCGCGACCCGGCGATCCGACACCGTGGCGCCGGCACGCAGGCGCCGGCCAACGCGTAG
- a CDS encoding energy-coupling factor ABC transporter ATP-binding protein: MSDRSIVLDRVSVTAPTPEGEVPILGETTRELTEHRIALIGPNGSGKSTLARLLNGLVHPTTGRVRVHGLDVVRQGREVRRRVAFAFTDPAAQLVMPTVVEDVALSLRHHHKRKEERTAAAMEVLAEHGIADLAHRSVHSLSGGQRQLLALAGVLATRPRLLVADEPTTLLDLANSRRIAEMLFGLEQQLVLATHDLDLAERCERALLVDDGAVVADGRPDEVVAHYRATAR; this comes from the coding sequence GTGAGCGATCGCAGCATCGTCCTGGACCGGGTGTCGGTGACCGCGCCGACACCCGAGGGCGAGGTGCCCATCCTCGGCGAGACGACACGGGAGCTGACCGAGCACCGGATCGCCCTGATCGGGCCGAACGGGTCGGGCAAGTCCACCCTCGCGCGCCTGCTCAACGGCCTGGTCCACCCCACCACGGGCCGCGTCCGCGTCCACGGCCTCGACGTGGTCCGCCAGGGCCGGGAGGTACGCCGCCGCGTCGCGTTCGCGTTCACCGACCCCGCCGCGCAGCTGGTCATGCCGACCGTCGTCGAGGACGTCGCCCTGTCGTTGCGGCACCACCACAAGCGCAAGGAGGAGCGGACCGCCGCCGCGATGGAGGTGCTCGCCGAGCACGGGATCGCCGACCTGGCGCACCGCAGCGTGCACTCACTGTCGGGCGGCCAGCGGCAACTGCTCGCACTCGCGGGCGTGCTCGCGACCCGCCCGCGACTGCTGGTCGCCGACGAGCCCACGACGTTGCTGGACCTGGCCAACAGTCGTCGCATCGCCGAGATGCTCTTCGGGCTCGAGCAGCAGCTGGTGCTCGCCACCCACGACCTCGACCTGGCCGAGCGGTGCGAGCGGGCCCTGCTGGTCGACGACGGGGCCGTGGTGGCCGACGGCCGACCCGACGAGGTCGTCGCGCACTACCGCGCGACGGCACGGTGA
- the zwf gene encoding glucose-6-phosphate dehydrogenase codes for MDNATEASVRPTTVVLFGATGDLARRKLLPGLLHLFQSGLVQRLQVIGVASHDLGDEEFVKLAHEAVHEFTGDDGDTEAWPEFARRLHGSRAGAEGLREVVDRVEADCGDDVVRLHYLSVPPRAAMAVVSTIEEAGLVPGSRIVMEKPFGVDVSSARELNRELHQTFDETQIFRIDHFLGKEAAQNILAFRFANGLFEPIWHRNHIDHIQIDVPETLGVEDRVGFYEHTGAYKDMVVTHLAQVLAFTAMEPPTSLTPRAIQTEKAKVFHSMQPVDPGDVVRGQYVGYRDHEGVEAGSDTETFIAMKCFIDNWRWAGVPFYLRTGKRLAEGTRIISIAFKEPPKSMFPADSGLGEKGPDHLTFDLADSSKMSLSFYGKRPGPGMVLDKLSMQFAMAETGWAGSVLEAYERLIYDAIRGDQTLFTSAEGIERLWEVSTPLLEDPTPVLPYERGSWGPDAIHDLIAPHTWRLPFERTWRE; via the coding sequence ATGGACAACGCGACCGAGGCGTCGGTACGACCCACCACCGTGGTGCTCTTCGGCGCGACCGGCGACCTGGCCCGCCGCAAGCTCCTGCCCGGACTGCTCCACCTCTTCCAGAGCGGGCTGGTCCAGCGGCTCCAGGTCATCGGGGTCGCCAGCCACGACCTGGGCGACGAGGAGTTCGTCAAGCTCGCCCACGAGGCCGTGCACGAGTTCACCGGCGACGACGGGGACACCGAGGCGTGGCCGGAGTTCGCGCGCCGGCTCCACGGATCCCGTGCCGGCGCCGAGGGCCTGCGCGAGGTGGTCGACCGGGTCGAGGCCGACTGCGGCGACGACGTCGTGCGCCTGCACTACCTGAGCGTGCCGCCGCGTGCGGCGATGGCGGTCGTGTCCACGATCGAGGAGGCCGGCCTGGTGCCGGGCAGTCGGATCGTGATGGAGAAGCCGTTCGGGGTCGACGTCTCCTCGGCGCGGGAGCTCAACCGAGAGCTGCACCAGACCTTCGACGAGACCCAGATCTTCCGCATCGACCACTTCCTGGGCAAGGAGGCGGCCCAGAACATCTTGGCGTTCCGGTTCGCCAACGGCCTCTTCGAACCGATCTGGCACCGCAACCACATCGACCACATCCAGATCGACGTCCCGGAGACCCTGGGGGTCGAGGACCGGGTCGGGTTCTACGAGCACACCGGCGCCTACAAGGACATGGTGGTGACCCACCTGGCGCAGGTGCTGGCGTTCACCGCGATGGAGCCGCCGACCTCGCTCACGCCGCGCGCCATCCAGACCGAGAAGGCGAAGGTCTTCCACTCGATGCAGCCGGTCGACCCCGGCGACGTCGTACGGGGCCAGTACGTCGGCTACCGCGACCACGAGGGGGTCGAGGCGGGCTCCGACACCGAGACCTTCATCGCGATGAAGTGCTTCATCGACAACTGGCGGTGGGCCGGGGTGCCGTTCTACCTGCGCACGGGCAAGCGGCTGGCCGAGGGGACGCGGATCATCTCCATCGCGTTCAAGGAGCCGCCGAAGTCGATGTTCCCCGCCGATTCCGGGCTGGGGGAGAAGGGGCCGGACCACCTCACGTTCGACCTGGCCGACTCCTCGAAGATGTCGCTGTCCTTCTACGGCAAGCGGCCCGGCCCGGGGATGGTGCTGGACAAGCTCTCGATGCAGTTCGCGATGGCCGAGACCGGCTGGGCCGGCTCGGTCCTGGAGGCCTACGAGCGGCTGATCTACGACGCGATCCGTGGCGACCAGACGCTGTTCACCTCCGCGGAGGGGATCGAGCGGCTCTGGGAGGTGTCCACGCCGCTGCTGGAGGACCCCACCCCCGTCCTGCCCTACGAGCGCGGCAGCTGGGGCCCCGACGCGATCCACGACCTGATCGCGCCGCACACCTGGCGCCTGCCCTTCGAGCGCACCTGGCGGGAGTGA
- a CDS encoding adenosylmethionine--8-amino-7-oxononanoate transaminase, whose product MTDPTPVRLVTRASGAHLRVSTGSTTEIDVVDGMSSWWAAIHGYRHPVLDAAVREQVDSFAHVMFGGLTHEPAVRLGERLVEITPDGLEHVFLADSGSVGVEVALKMALQYQRGRGRPERTRMLTTFGGYHGDTFDCMSVTDPVGGMHTMWRGLLPEQVFGPRPPGSPADVGAWAEEMERLAARHAHELAGIVIEPLLQGAGGMHPYPAACVRVLREIADEHDLVLVLDEIATGFGRTGTLFACDAAGVVPDVLCLGKALTGGYLTAAAVVATPEVARAISGTESGVLMHGPTFMGNPLSCAVALASIDLLLAGDWQGTVARIERRLADGLAPLRDAHGVADVRTLGAVGVVQLEEPIDVVAATDAALAAGAWLRPFRDMVYAMPPYVCTDEDLDTVVAGIHAAVRA is encoded by the coding sequence ATGACCGACCCGACGCCGGTCCGGCTGGTGACGCGGGCCAGCGGCGCGCACCTCCGGGTCTCGACAGGCTCGACCACCGAGATCGACGTCGTCGACGGCATGTCTTCGTGGTGGGCAGCGATCCACGGCTACCGCCACCCCGTGCTCGACGCGGCGGTGCGCGAGCAGGTGGACTCCTTCGCCCACGTCATGTTCGGCGGCCTGACCCACGAGCCGGCGGTCCGGCTCGGCGAGCGCCTGGTCGAGATCACCCCCGACGGCCTCGAGCACGTCTTCCTGGCCGACTCCGGCTCGGTCGGGGTCGAGGTCGCCCTGAAGATGGCCCTGCAGTACCAGCGAGGCCGGGGCCGCCCCGAGCGCACCCGGATGCTGACCACCTTCGGCGGCTACCACGGCGACACCTTCGACTGCATGAGCGTCACCGACCCGGTGGGCGGCATGCACACGATGTGGCGCGGGCTGCTGCCCGAGCAGGTCTTCGGGCCGCGTCCACCGGGTTCCCCCGCCGACGTCGGCGCGTGGGCCGAGGAGATGGAGCGCCTGGCAGCGCGCCACGCGCACGAGCTGGCCGGCATCGTGATCGAGCCGCTGCTGCAGGGCGCCGGTGGCATGCACCCCTACCCCGCGGCATGCGTGCGCGTCCTGCGCGAGATCGCCGACGAGCACGACCTGGTGCTGGTCCTGGACGAGATCGCCACCGGCTTCGGCCGCACCGGCACGCTCTTCGCCTGCGACGCCGCGGGCGTGGTGCCCGACGTGTTGTGCTTGGGCAAGGCGCTGACGGGCGGCTACCTGACCGCAGCCGCAGTGGTGGCCACTCCCGAGGTCGCACGGGCGATCTCCGGGACGGAGTCCGGCGTACTCATGCACGGTCCGACCTTCATGGGCAACCCGCTCTCGTGTGCCGTGGCACTGGCCAGCATCGACCTCCTGCTCGCCGGCGACTGGCAGGGCACCGTGGCGCGGATCGAGCGCCGGCTCGCCGACGGCCTCGCCCCGCTGCGCGACGCCCACGGCGTCGCCGACGTCCGCACGCTCGGTGCGGTCGGGGTCGTCCAGCTGGAGGAGCCCATCGACGTGGTGGCCGCCACCGATGCAGCACTGGCCGCCGGGGCGTGGCTGCGCCCCTTCCGCGACATGGTCTACGCGATGCCGCCGTACGTGTGCACCGATGAGGACCTGGACACCGTCGTGGCGGGGATCCACGCGGCGGTGCGGGCATGA
- a CDS encoding amidase, giving the protein MSELHDLTALEQGDRIRAGDITPVELTEHYLERAHRLDDVGAFVHLGDDLARQRAFEIASIGPVGEGASPLAGVPTAIKDLNLTRGVPTEFGSPVFRGYVPEVSDAVTLALDEAGLVSLGKTSTPEFGSPCYTEPEGRPPAVTPWDRDRMAGGSSGGAAAAVAAGLVPVAQGSDGGGSIRIPASCCGIVGLKPTRGRISGFPMYGDPVGLATNGTLARTVADAAALLDVLAGRWQGDPSWAPEPSGTFLGATQREPGRLRIGALVEPIIADAQVDPEVRAAFDETTRMLADLGHSVTDVPVPISRDAVADFETCWEVLTALSTVPLDADQRAQVRPLTRWLGERGEARSGPEFGLAIGALRRHAAEALVALAPYDAVLTPTVATPPLPVGAIRNDADPAADFAAQKRFTPWTSAWNVTGMPSISLPLHQSANGLPIGMMLAARPAEEELLLSLSAQVERAHPWRGHTPPGW; this is encoded by the coding sequence GTGAGTGAACTCCACGACCTGACCGCCCTCGAGCAGGGGGACCGGATCCGAGCCGGGGACATCACCCCGGTCGAGCTCACCGAGCACTACCTCGAACGCGCCCACCGTCTCGACGACGTGGGCGCGTTCGTGCATCTCGGCGACGACCTCGCCCGTCAGCGCGCCTTCGAGATCGCCTCGATCGGTCCGGTCGGCGAGGGCGCCTCGCCGCTGGCCGGCGTACCGACGGCGATCAAGGACCTGAACCTGACCCGCGGCGTGCCGACGGAGTTCGGGTCGCCCGTCTTCCGCGGCTACGTGCCCGAGGTCTCCGACGCCGTCACCCTGGCGTTGGACGAGGCGGGACTGGTGAGCCTGGGCAAGACCAGCACGCCCGAGTTCGGCTCGCCCTGCTACACCGAGCCGGAGGGACGGCCGCCGGCGGTGACGCCGTGGGACCGCGACCGCATGGCAGGCGGATCCAGCGGGGGAGCGGCCGCCGCGGTCGCGGCCGGGCTGGTGCCGGTCGCGCAGGGTTCGGACGGGGGCGGCTCGATCCGGATCCCGGCGTCGTGCTGCGGCATCGTCGGGCTCAAGCCCACGCGCGGCCGGATCAGCGGCTTCCCGATGTACGGCGACCCGGTCGGCCTGGCGACCAACGGCACGCTGGCGCGCACCGTGGCCGACGCCGCGGCGCTCCTCGACGTGCTCGCCGGTCGGTGGCAGGGCGACCCGTCGTGGGCGCCGGAGCCCTCCGGCACCTTCCTGGGGGCCACGCAGCGTGAGCCGGGGCGGCTGCGTATCGGTGCGCTGGTCGAGCCGATCATCGCCGATGCCCAGGTCGACCCCGAGGTCCGTGCGGCCTTCGACGAGACCACCCGGATGCTCGCTGACCTGGGGCACTCGGTGACCGACGTGCCGGTGCCGATCAGCCGCGACGCCGTGGCCGACTTCGAGACCTGCTGGGAGGTGCTGACCGCCCTGTCGACGGTGCCACTGGATGCCGACCAACGTGCCCAGGTCCGGCCGCTGACCCGATGGCTGGGCGAACGCGGCGAGGCGCGGAGCGGACCCGAGTTCGGCCTCGCGATCGGTGCCCTGCGGCGGCACGCGGCCGAGGCGCTGGTCGCGCTGGCGCCGTACGACGCCGTCCTGACCCCGACGGTGGCGACGCCACCGTTGCCGGTCGGTGCGATCCGCAACGACGCCGACCCGGCGGCCGACTTCGCGGCGCAGAAGCGCTTCACGCCCTGGACCAGTGCGTGGAACGTCACCGGGATGCCGTCGATCTCGCTTCCCCTGCACCAGAGCGCGAACGGCCTGCCGATCGGCATGATGCTCGCCGCGCGACCGGCGGAGGAGGAGCTGCTGCTCTCGCTGTCGGCACAGGTCGAGCGGGCGCACCCGTGGCGCGGCCACACCCCGCCGGGGTGGTGA
- a CDS encoding biotin transporter BioY: MNRRNPAVDLALVAGFAALIATVAILPDIKTGVGVPFSLQTFGVLLAGACLGPVRGFLAVCLYLAGGAIGLPIFSGGASGLGHFTGPTAGYLVAFPLAAALCGLIVWRARRRRTDFTLVFTAGLLSSFLFIHTLGPLNLAWRADLGLKEAFLIDTQFFPGDILKNLVMALVATSVHRAFPDLLARPAVSEERETSAA, translated from the coding sequence ATGAACCGCCGCAACCCCGCCGTCGACCTGGCACTGGTCGCCGGTTTCGCCGCCCTGATCGCCACCGTGGCGATCCTGCCCGACATCAAGACCGGCGTCGGCGTGCCGTTCTCGTTGCAGACCTTCGGCGTCCTGCTGGCCGGCGCCTGCCTGGGCCCCGTCCGCGGCTTCCTGGCCGTGTGCCTCTACCTGGCCGGTGGCGCGATCGGGCTGCCCATCTTCTCCGGCGGCGCCTCCGGCCTGGGCCACTTCACCGGCCCGACGGCCGGGTACCTGGTGGCGTTCCCGCTCGCCGCAGCGCTGTGCGGGCTGATCGTGTGGCGGGCGCGGCGACGGCGTACCGACTTCACGCTGGTGTTCACCGCCGGCCTGCTGAGCAGCTTCCTCTTCATCCACACGCTGGGACCGCTCAACCTCGCGTGGCGCGCGGACCTGGGACTGAAGGAGGCCTTCCTCATCGACACCCAGTTCTTCCCCGGTGACATCCTGAAGAACCTGGTGATGGCACTCGTCGCGACCTCGGTCCACCGCGCGTTCCCGGACCTGCTGGCCCGCCCGGCGGTGAGCGAGGAGCGGGAGACCAGCGCGGCGTGA
- a CDS encoding TetR/AcrR family transcriptional regulator C-terminal domain-containing protein, with protein MGHHRADVVDAAVRLLDEVGLEALTMRRLAGTLGVRPSALYHHFSGKDALLGAVADEVLDRGRRPTEVVAWQAELRLVCVELRDIMLAHRDGAALMARARSLGVGAAEPMNRMASALRWAGAEDEVARVGARTLFHYVYGHVADEQTQQQSAGDGEVGPPASLDFSVGLSMVLDGLATRMGLPAGAG; from the coding sequence ATGGGACACCACCGCGCAGACGTCGTCGACGCTGCAGTGCGGCTGCTCGACGAGGTCGGGCTCGAGGCGCTGACCATGCGCCGGCTCGCCGGCACGCTCGGCGTGCGACCCAGTGCGCTCTACCACCACTTCTCGGGCAAGGACGCCCTGCTCGGCGCGGTGGCCGACGAGGTCCTCGACCGCGGGCGGCGCCCCACCGAGGTCGTGGCCTGGCAGGCCGAGCTGCGACTGGTCTGCGTGGAGCTGCGCGACATCATGCTCGCCCACCGCGACGGCGCGGCGCTCATGGCCCGGGCGCGGTCGCTCGGCGTCGGGGCCGCCGAACCGATGAACCGGATGGCGAGTGCGTTGCGCTGGGCAGGCGCCGAGGACGAGGTGGCCCGCGTCGGTGCGCGGACCCTGTTCCACTACGTCTACGGCCACGTGGCCGACGAACAGACCCAGCAGCAGTCCGCCGGGGACGGGGAGGTCGGCCCGCCCGCCTCGCTCGATTTCTCCGTCGGGCTCTCGATGGTCCTGGACGGACTGGCGACGCGCATGGGCCTCCCGGCCGGGGCCGGCTGA